The following coding sequences are from one Mycolicibacterium aichiense window:
- a CDS encoding DUF5078 domain-containing protein, producing MAGLMSRAKLASLALSAMAAAGVITAGPAAADASDDFPIPHRIIITQCDVEQYMAAARDTSPVYFERYMIDRSNRPADVQQIAFDRIHWFFSLDPVARRQYSEDTATNVYYEFVATRWGNWAKLFFNNKGVVAKATDVCMNYPPGDMSVWDWPVAR from the coding sequence ATGGCTGGTTTGATGAGTCGCGCGAAGCTGGCAAGTCTCGCGCTGAGTGCGATGGCCGCTGCAGGTGTCATCACCGCCGGCCCCGCCGCCGCCGATGCCAGTGACGACTTCCCGATCCCGCACCGCATCATCATCACCCAGTGCGACGTCGAGCAGTACATGGCTGCGGCCCGTGACACCAGTCCGGTGTACTTCGAGCGCTACATGATCGACCGCAGCAACCGGCCCGCCGATGTGCAGCAGATCGCGTTCGACCGCATTCACTGGTTCTTCTCGCTCGACCCCGTCGCGCGCCGGCAGTACTCCGAGGACACCGCGACCAACGTCTACTACGAGTTCGTCGCGACCCGCTGGGGCAACTGGGCCAAGCTGTTCTTCAACAACAAGGGCGTCGTCGCCAAGGCCACCGACGTCTGCATGAATTACCCGCCCGGCGACATGTCGGTCTGGGACTGGCCCGTCGCCAGG
- a CDS encoding SDR family NAD(P)-dependent oxidoreductase, whose protein sequence is MDHHHNGLLAGKVAFVSGAGRGIGAAAARLFAREGAAVLLAARTEAQLRDVTEDITRSGGSAAYAVCDLADGDSVRRAVDSAVQTWGRLDVAFNNGATIAPPGPLDQALDDDFDRVYTVNLKGVFLAMKAEIAAIRATAKCGAIVNTSSVGSLKGNPELPAYGAMKRAVNSLTESAAVTYGPENIRVNAITPGTTLTEMIQEWEDATPGVIERLVADNPLRRAADPAEVAEAAAWLLSDRASYVTGAILRVDGGTWV, encoded by the coding sequence ATGGATCATCACCACAACGGACTCTTGGCCGGCAAGGTCGCCTTCGTCAGCGGAGCCGGGCGCGGCATCGGCGCTGCCGCCGCGCGGCTGTTCGCGCGGGAAGGCGCCGCCGTACTGCTGGCGGCCAGAACCGAGGCTCAGCTACGCGATGTCACCGAGGACATCACCCGCAGCGGCGGTTCGGCGGCGTACGCGGTATGCGATCTCGCCGACGGCGACAGTGTGCGGCGCGCGGTGGATTCGGCGGTGCAAACGTGGGGCCGCCTGGACGTCGCCTTCAACAACGGCGCGACGATCGCGCCCCCGGGGCCGCTCGATCAAGCGCTCGACGACGACTTCGACCGGGTCTACACCGTCAATCTCAAGGGTGTGTTCCTGGCCATGAAGGCCGAGATCGCGGCCATCCGGGCCACCGCCAAATGCGGTGCGATCGTGAACACGTCGAGTGTCGGCAGCTTGAAAGGTAATCCGGAGTTGCCGGCGTACGGCGCGATGAAGCGTGCGGTGAACAGCCTCACCGAATCCGCTGCGGTCACCTACGGCCCCGAGAACATCCGCGTGAATGCGATCACGCCGGGCACCACGCTGACCGAGATGATTCAGGAGTGGGAGGACGCGACCCCGGGGGTGATCGAGCGACTGGTGGCCGACAACCCGCTGCGGCGGGCCGCCGACCCCGCTGAGGTCGCCGAGGCCGCCGCGTGGCTGTTGAGCGACCGGGCCTCCTACGTCACCGGCGCGATACTGCGGGTCGACGGCGGGACGTGGGTCTGA
- a CDS encoding helix-turn-helix transcriptional regulator, whose protein sequence is MDKREFGAFLRSRRERITPADIGVAHGRRRRTPGLRRDEVAQLAFISTEYYTRLEQARAPHPSREVLQGLSRALRLSDAETTYLHRLAGVEPAAAPGPPRVVRPSITDLITRLPQAAAIVVSATYEVLAWNDLACALMEDFSALSPRERNLARRVFLGPGAQGRRLYGVSDSDEFARTCALHLRAASARYPDDPETTALIDELCSGSAEFAELWNSRDVVTRPMLCKTFHHPVVGPITVNCDPLDVADRDQRVVIYTAEPGSPSEEALRLLNVVGTQRLDVPG, encoded by the coding sequence GTGGACAAGCGCGAATTCGGTGCGTTCCTGCGCAGCAGACGCGAACGGATCACACCGGCCGACATCGGTGTGGCCCACGGGAGACGGCGGCGGACCCCCGGTCTACGCCGCGACGAGGTGGCGCAATTGGCCTTCATCTCCACCGAGTACTACACCCGGCTGGAACAGGCCCGGGCACCCCACCCGTCGCGCGAAGTTTTGCAAGGTCTTTCGCGCGCGCTGCGGCTCTCCGATGCGGAGACGACGTACCTGCACCGGCTGGCCGGTGTGGAACCGGCCGCCGCACCGGGACCGCCGCGTGTCGTGCGCCCAAGCATCACCGATCTGATCACCCGGCTGCCACAGGCCGCCGCGATCGTGGTGTCGGCGACCTACGAGGTGCTGGCGTGGAACGACCTCGCGTGTGCGTTGATGGAGGACTTCTCGGCCCTGTCGCCCCGCGAACGCAATCTTGCCCGGCGGGTTTTCCTGGGTCCTGGGGCACAGGGCCGGCGCTTGTATGGGGTCTCGGATTCCGACGAATTCGCACGCACGTGCGCCCTTCATCTCCGGGCCGCGTCGGCGCGCTACCCAGACGACCCCGAGACGACCGCACTGATCGACGAACTATGCAGCGGCAGCGCGGAATTCGCCGAGCTCTGGAACTCCCGTGACGTCGTGACACGTCCCATGCTGTGCAAGACCTTCCACCACCCGGTCGTCGGACCGATCACGGTCAACTGCGATCCGCTCGATGTGGCCGACCGCGATCAGCGTGTGGTCATCTACACCGCCGAGCCCGGCTCGCCCTCCGAGGAGGCCCTGCGCCTGCTGAACGTGGTCGGGACGCAACGCCTTGACGTTCCCGGCTGA
- a CDS encoding pyridoxamine 5'-phosphate oxidase family protein has protein sequence MPREMTESERQEYLAAKHVAVLSVATTDGRPPASIPIWYQYAPGGNILISTGPSSRKARLIRQAGAATLVVQDEEPPYRYVVVEGTLVDTTEPTPPEVLEETAVRYLGEEGARQFLRSMEGHANVLFTFRPDRWLTADFSDEL, from the coding sequence ATGCCCAGAGAAATGACCGAGTCCGAGCGGCAGGAATACCTTGCCGCCAAGCACGTGGCGGTCCTGTCCGTCGCCACCACCGACGGCCGGCCGCCGGCCAGCATCCCGATCTGGTACCAGTACGCCCCCGGCGGCAACATTCTGATCTCCACCGGCCCCTCGTCGCGCAAGGCCCGGCTGATCAGGCAGGCCGGTGCGGCGACGCTGGTAGTGCAGGACGAGGAGCCGCCGTATCGCTACGTCGTCGTCGAGGGAACTTTGGTGGACACCACCGAACCCACGCCGCCGGAAGTCTTGGAAGAAACCGCGGTGCGCTATCTCGGTGAGGAGGGTGCGCGCCAGTTCCTCCGCTCGATGGAGGGACACGCCAACGTGTTGTTCACCTTCCGGCCGGACCGATGGCTGACGGCCGACTTCTCCGACGAGTTGTAA
- a CDS encoding Tex family protein produces MTSSPTVKSVNARLAEELAVAEARVAAAVRLLDEGATVPFIARYRKEVTGSLDDGQLRDLEERLRYLRELDERRDAVLASIDEQGKLTDELRSALLSADTKSRIEDIYLPYKPKRRTKAQIAREAGLEPLADRLLADPAVAPEAAAAEFLTADVADAAAALDGARHILVERAAEDAELVGAIRTKFWAEGAVRTAPFSDEAAKSPAAQKFRDYFEFTERLEDMPSHRVLAVMRGEKEQALAVRFDGGSDDAYEVMVANALGVDLTAKAAATPWLTTTVRLAWRTRLMISGAVDARMRLRQRAEEDAVAVFAKNLKDLLLAAPAGTRTTLGLDPGFRTGVKVAVVDDTGKVLETCAVYPHQPQRQWDSAKATLAALVARHGVELIAIGNGTASRETDALATELIADIRAAGASAPAKAMVSEAGASVYSASAYAARELPSLDVTVRGAVSIARRLQDPLAELVKIEPKSIGVGQYQHDVTPGTLARSLDAVVEDAVNAVGVDLNTASVPLLSRVSGVSESLAEAIVAYREKTGPFRSRTALLDVPRLGPKAFEQCAGFLRIRGGDDALDASGVHPEAYPVVRRILDRSGITMAELIGNERALRTLRPADFADDRFGVPTVTDILAELEKPGRDPRPAFSTATFAAGVEKVADLKAGMVLEGVVTNVAAFGAFVDVGVHQDGLVHVSAMSDRFVSDPHEVVRSGQVVRVKVVDVDVDRQRIGLTLRLGDEPKAKQSTSPGRSGATAGRGERRQPARGGDGGRRDTNNRSSGAMAQALRDAGFGR; encoded by the coding sequence GTGACTTCGAGCCCAACCGTCAAATCTGTAAATGCCCGTCTTGCTGAAGAACTCGCCGTCGCAGAGGCCCGGGTGGCCGCCGCGGTCCGGCTGCTCGACGAGGGTGCGACCGTTCCGTTCATCGCCCGCTACCGCAAGGAAGTCACCGGCAGCCTGGACGACGGTCAGCTGCGCGACCTCGAGGAGCGGCTGCGTTATCTGCGCGAGCTCGACGAACGACGGGACGCGGTGCTCGCGTCGATCGACGAGCAGGGCAAGCTGACCGACGAGCTGAGGTCCGCGCTGCTGAGCGCCGACACGAAGTCTCGGATCGAGGACATCTACCTGCCGTACAAGCCGAAACGGCGTACCAAAGCCCAGATCGCCAGGGAAGCAGGCCTCGAGCCGCTCGCCGACCGTCTGCTCGCCGACCCCGCTGTCGCCCCCGAAGCCGCCGCTGCCGAATTCCTCACCGCCGACGTCGCCGACGCCGCGGCGGCACTCGACGGCGCGCGGCACATCCTCGTCGAACGGGCGGCCGAGGATGCCGAGCTGGTGGGTGCGATCCGGACCAAGTTCTGGGCCGAGGGTGCGGTGCGGACCGCACCGTTCTCCGACGAGGCCGCGAAGAGCCCAGCGGCACAGAAGTTTCGGGACTACTTCGAATTCACCGAGCGGCTGGAGGACATGCCCTCGCACCGGGTGCTGGCGGTGATGCGCGGAGAGAAGGAACAAGCCCTCGCCGTGCGCTTCGACGGCGGCAGCGACGACGCCTACGAGGTGATGGTCGCCAACGCCCTCGGCGTCGATCTGACCGCCAAAGCTGCGGCCACCCCATGGCTGACCACCACGGTCCGGCTGGCCTGGCGCACCCGGCTGATGATCTCCGGTGCGGTCGATGCCCGGATGCGGTTGCGTCAGCGCGCCGAAGAGGACGCCGTGGCCGTCTTCGCCAAAAACCTCAAGGATCTGCTGCTGGCGGCGCCTGCCGGTACCCGCACCACGCTCGGACTCGATCCGGGGTTCCGCACCGGGGTCAAGGTCGCCGTCGTCGACGACACCGGCAAGGTGCTCGAGACGTGCGCGGTCTACCCACATCAGCCTCAGCGCCAATGGGATTCGGCCAAGGCGACGCTGGCCGCCCTGGTTGCCCGGCACGGCGTCGAGCTGATTGCGATCGGTAACGGCACCGCGTCCCGGGAGACCGATGCACTGGCCACCGAGCTGATCGCCGATATTCGCGCGGCGGGTGCTAGCGCACCGGCGAAGGCTATGGTCAGCGAGGCCGGGGCGTCGGTGTATTCGGCGTCGGCCTACGCCGCCCGCGAGCTGCCGAGTCTGGACGTGACGGTCCGCGGTGCGGTGTCGATCGCCCGCCGCCTGCAGGATCCGCTGGCCGAACTGGTGAAGATCGAACCGAAGTCGATCGGCGTCGGCCAGTACCAGCACGACGTCACCCCCGGCACCCTGGCCCGCAGCCTCGATGCGGTGGTGGAGGACGCAGTGAACGCCGTCGGGGTCGACCTGAACACCGCGTCGGTTCCGCTGCTGTCGCGGGTGTCGGGAGTCTCCGAGTCGTTGGCCGAAGCGATCGTGGCCTACCGCGAGAAGACCGGTCCGTTCCGCAGCCGCACCGCCTTGCTCGATGTTCCACGCCTGGGCCCCAAAGCCTTTGAACAGTGCGCCGGCTTCCTGCGGATCCGCGGCGGTGACGACGCCCTCGACGCCTCGGGTGTCCACCCGGAGGCCTATCCGGTGGTGCGGCGCATTTTGGACCGTTCGGGCATCACGATGGCCGAATTGATCGGCAACGAACGAGCGTTGCGGACACTGCGCCCGGCCGACTTCGCCGACGACCGCTTCGGCGTGCCCACGGTGACCGACATCCTCGCCGAGCTGGAAAAGCCGGGCCGCGATCCGCGGCCGGCCTTCTCCACCGCGACCTTCGCCGCGGGTGTGGAGAAGGTGGCCGATCTCAAGGCCGGAATGGTGCTCGAAGGTGTCGTGACCAACGTCGCGGCGTTCGGCGCCTTCGTCGACGTCGGTGTCCATCAGGACGGTTTGGTGCACGTCTCGGCGATGTCGGATCGATTCGTATCCGATCCGCATGAAGTCGTGCGCTCGGGTCAGGTGGTGCGGGTGAAAGTCGTCGACGTCGATGTGGATCGCCAGCGGATCGGACTCACCCTGCGGCTGGGCGACGAACCGAAAGCCAAGCAGTCCACGAGCCCTGGGCGCAGTGGCGCCACTGCCGGCCGCGGCGAGCGACGCCAGCCCGCTCGCGGCGGCGACGGCGGTCGGCGGGACACCAACAACCGGTCTTCCGGTGCGATGGCACAAGCCCTGCGCGACGCCGGTTTCGGCCGATAG